In Deltaproteobacteria bacterium, a single window of DNA contains:
- a CDS encoding TIGR02266 family protein — translation MSPENLQSDLSIAAEEAYSDGEIIFQEGSSGDWIYTILSGKVEIYKVIGGKKIVVDILQPGDIFGEVSFVDRKPRSASAKAAGEVKLGVYDRDFLIQEYNKLPSDFRRVFDFMARRLRKMTNVAANLAGRKTERVEQTIEVHYKSADEFYKAYSKNIGGGGLFLKINNLLQVGTEVNLKFTLPGDDLPFNTAGKVVWLKETEEKGMGIQFTNLSTQDQIRLNAFLRQHIKD, via the coding sequence ATGAGTCCTGAAAATTTACAGAGCGATCTGAGTATCGCGGCTGAAGAAGCATATTCTGACGGCGAAATCATCTTTCAAGAAGGCAGTTCCGGGGACTGGATTTACACCATCCTCTCTGGCAAGGTGGAAATATATAAAGTCATCGGTGGCAAGAAGATCGTGGTTGATATTCTCCAACCTGGTGATATCTTTGGTGAAGTCAGCTTCGTTGACAGGAAGCCCCGCTCTGCCTCGGCCAAAGCCGCGGGCGAGGTCAAATTGGGAGTCTATGACCGGGATTTTCTGATTCAGGAATACAACAAGCTGCCCAGCGACTTTCGACGTGTTTTTGACTTTATGGCCCGACGTTTGCGCAAAATGACCAACGTGGCCGCTAATCTGGCCGGTCGGAAAACAGAACGGGTGGAGCAGACAATCGAGGTTCATTACAAGAGCGCCGATGAATTTTATAAAGCCTACTCAAAAAACATCGGCGGTGGCGGCCTCTTCCTCAAGATCAATAACCTGCTGCAAGTTGGAACCGAGGTGAATCTCAAATTTACCCTGCCAGGGGATGATCTGCCTTTCAATACTGCCGGTAAGGTTGTTTGGCTGAAAGAGACTGAGGAAAAAGGGATGGGCATCCAATTTACTAACCTCAGCACCCAGGATCAGATTCGGCTAAACGCTTTCCTGCGCCAGCACATCAAAGATTAG
- a CDS encoding NUDIX hydrolase, which produces MSEPLICPHCQGMVQRYRSPALTVDIIIEIEGQGIVLIERLNPPLGWALPGGYVDYGETLEQAACREALEETSLEVEELRQFRAYSDPNRDPRQHSVTHVFLAKARGIPRGRDDARRAEVFWATRLPAPLAFDHAKIINDYFEFTASKGCELASKGGE; this is translated from the coding sequence ATGAGTGAACCGCTCATATGTCCTCATTGTCAGGGTATGGTCCAGCGCTATCGCAGCCCAGCCCTGACAGTGGATATTATCATCGAGATCGAGGGTCAAGGCATTGTGCTTATCGAACGCTTGAACCCGCCCTTGGGCTGGGCTCTGCCTGGCGGATATGTTGATTATGGGGAAACGCTGGAGCAGGCGGCCTGCCGGGAGGCCCTGGAAGAAACCAGTCTCGAGGTGGAGGAGCTTCGTCAATTTCGGGCCTACTCAGATCCGAACCGTGATCCGAGGCAGCATTCTGTGACCCATGTTTTTTTAGCCAAGGCTCGAGGCATCCCCAGAGGCAGAGATGACGCTCGCCGGGCCGAGGTTTTCTGGGCCACGAGGCTGCCAGCGCCCCTGGCGTTTGACCATGCAAAAATCATTAATGATTATTTTGAGTTTACGGCCTCGAAAGGCTGCGAGCTGGCTTCAAAAGGGGGAGAATGA
- the amrA gene encoding AmmeMemoRadiSam system protein A has translation MEEKINPEEQKLLLKLARSFIEGRLKGGVTPPEIQPIPPFSTPCGAFVTLRKAGQLRGCIGTFSAQNSLSKTVEEMALAAAFQDPRFPPLRPDELQEIDLEISALSPMREVESVDEIEVGRDGIYITQGPYSGVLLPQVATENNWDKQTFLEQTCLKAGLDRDCWRSKETQIFIFSAQVFGE, from the coding sequence ATGGAGGAGAAAATTAATCCAGAGGAGCAGAAGCTCCTTCTCAAACTGGCCAGATCATTCATTGAAGGCAGGCTTAAGGGTGGCGTAACGCCTCCGGAAATTCAGCCCATACCACCCTTCTCCACACCTTGCGGCGCCTTTGTCACCCTACGCAAGGCCGGTCAACTCCGGGGCTGCATTGGGACCTTCTCGGCGCAAAATTCCCTAAGTAAAACTGTCGAGGAGATGGCCCTGGCCGCGGCGTTTCAGGATCCGCGGTTCCCGCCGCTCAGGCCGGATGAACTCCAGGAGATTGATCTGGAAATCTCAGCTCTGTCACCCATGCGTGAGGTGGAAAGCGTTGATGAGATCGAGGTCGGCCGCGACGGGATTTACATTACCCAGGGGCCTTACAGCGGGGTGCTCCTCCCTCAGGTCGCCACGGAAAATAACTGGGACAAACAGACTTTTTTAGAACAAACCTGTTTGAAAGCCGGTCTGGACCGAGATTGCTGGCGCTCAAAGGAGACGCAGATATTTATTTTTTCAGCCCAGGTTTTTGGTGAATAA
- the coaD gene encoding pantetheine-phosphate adenylyltransferase, whose product MSKTAIYPGSFDPITNGHLSLIRRSLQIFDKIIIAVAVNPGKDALFSVNERVEMIREALNNDNHVEVDTFEGLTVDYVKSRGSNIILRGIRALSDFEFEFQLALMNRRLNRDIQSIFMMTDYRWFYISSAIIKEAASFGGNIEGLVPEVVNARLKEKFKQNKN is encoded by the coding sequence ATGTCAAAAACTGCAATCTACCCAGGTTCTTTTGACCCCATCACAAACGGACACTTGAGCCTGATACGCAGAAGCCTTCAGATCTTCGATAAAATCATCATCGCCGTGGCCGTCAATCCTGGGAAGGATGCGCTTTTCAGTGTCAACGAACGGGTGGAAATGATCCGTGAAGCCTTAAATAATGATAACCACGTTGAAGTGGACACCTTTGAAGGGCTGACTGTTGATTATGTCAAAAGTCGGGGTTCAAACATTATCTTGCGGGGAATCAGGGCCCTGTCTGACTTCGAGTTCGAGTTTCAATTGGCTCTGATGAACCGGCGCCTTAATCGGGACATCCAGTCAATCTTTATGATGACCGATTACAGATGGTTTTATATCAGCTCGGCCATTATAAAAGAAGCGGCCTCTTTTGGCGGCAACATTGAAGGCCTGGTGCCTGAAGTCGTTAACGCGCGTTTGAAAGAAAAATTCAAACAAAACAAAAACTAA
- the rsmD gene encoding 16S rRNA (guanine(966)-N(2))-methyltransferase RsmD gives MRIIGGKYRGRRLIVPRGLAVRPTADRVREAIFNILGPGVEGRKVLDLFAGTGALGLEAMSRGAIRAVFVDKRPEALAAINRNIDALGLKESTRILKIDLNRGPGPLKNEAKQFDLVFMDPPYCEDLIQRALSMMVRFRLASPDTLVVAEYWRKEDLSQISKNWSLTEERIYGQTKVVFFVYKGS, from the coding sequence ATGCGCATAATCGGGGGAAAGTACCGGGGACGCCGCCTCATCGTTCCGCGCGGGCTGGCCGTCAGGCCCACGGCTGACCGCGTCCGGGAAGCGATCTTTAATATCCTGGGCCCTGGGGTGGAAGGACGCAAAGTCCTGGATCTTTTTGCCGGAACAGGCGCTCTAGGCCTTGAGGCTATGAGCCGGGGCGCGATCAGGGCGGTCTTTGTGGACAAACGGCCCGAAGCTCTGGCCGCTATTAACCGCAATATTGACGCATTGGGGTTGAAAGAATCAACACGGATCCTGAAGATTGACCTTAATCGAGGGCCGGGACCTCTTAAAAATGAAGCCAAACAATTTGACCTGGTTTTTATGGACCCACCATACTGCGAGGATTTGATCCAGCGAGCCTTGAGCATGATGGTTCGGTTCAGGCTCGCCTCCCCCGATACCCTGGTGGTGGCCGAATACTGGCGCAAGGAAGACCTGAGTCAGATCAGTAAAAATTGGTCCTTGACCGAGGAGCGAATATATGGTCAAACCAAAGTTGTTTTTTTTGTTTATAAGGGTTCTTAG